The following coding sequences are from one Pseudomonas mendocina window:
- a CDS encoding PepSY domain-containing protein, with amino-acid sequence MKRQLYLWHRWLGIGLCLLMALWFVSGVVMLYVGYPKLTSSERLGHLPALPATCCAEVPAQWAQLPLQRLRLSSLGGRPFYLLELADGRRVTLDARSGEPLEGADETWALAGARQYAGDVPLRYRGQFDEDVWTHSRALDAERPLHLVELGDAERTWLYLSGRTGEVVRDASQQERRWNWLGAWLHWLYPLRGGFGFDNGWRVLVIGLSLLGTAMALLGMVVGVMRWRFRRPYRNGSRSPYSGGWLRWHHVGGLLFGVVLVAWIFSGLMSMRPWGTTDSRSRLDTALMQGGALRAADVSLSVSHALQRLRTELEVVELEWRRLDGRTYLVARDASGASRLLHGETVLRQLPREQLLDTARLMAPDAALQSDWLERFDAYYYARDAQSMYGFQSRPLPVLRVRFDDPEQTWVYLDPASGEMVARHDQRQRVGRWLFNLLHSWDWPPLLERPLLREALIIAFSLGGLVICLSGTVLGWRRLRRGRSRRRKEVVQKMLES; translated from the coding sequence CTGAAACGACAGCTGTATCTCTGGCATCGCTGGCTGGGCATTGGCCTGTGCCTGCTGATGGCGCTGTGGTTCGTCTCCGGGGTGGTGATGCTCTATGTCGGTTACCCCAAGCTGACCAGCAGCGAACGCCTCGGGCATCTGCCGGCGCTGCCCGCAACCTGTTGCGCCGAGGTGCCGGCGCAGTGGGCGCAGCTGCCGTTGCAGCGGCTGCGCCTGAGCAGCCTGGGCGGCCGGCCGTTCTATCTGTTGGAGTTGGCCGACGGGCGCCGGGTGACCCTCGATGCGCGCAGCGGTGAGCCACTGGAAGGTGCCGACGAAACCTGGGCGCTGGCTGGCGCCCGGCAATATGCCGGCGACGTGCCCCTGCGCTATCGCGGCCAGTTCGACGAGGACGTCTGGACGCACTCGCGTGCACTGGATGCCGAGCGTCCGTTGCATCTGGTCGAGCTGGGCGATGCCGAGCGAACCTGGCTCTACCTATCCGGCAGAACCGGCGAAGTGGTGCGTGACGCCAGCCAGCAGGAGCGGCGCTGGAACTGGCTGGGCGCCTGGCTGCACTGGCTCTATCCGCTGCGTGGTGGTTTCGGCTTCGACAATGGCTGGCGCGTGCTGGTGATCGGCCTGTCCCTGCTGGGCACGGCCATGGCCTTGCTGGGCATGGTGGTTGGCGTGATGCGCTGGCGTTTTCGCCGGCCCTATCGCAACGGCTCCCGCAGCCCGTACTCGGGGGGCTGGTTGCGTTGGCACCATGTCGGCGGCCTGCTGTTCGGCGTCGTACTGGTGGCGTGGATCTTCAGTGGCCTGATGTCCATGCGGCCCTGGGGCACCACCGACAGCCGTTCACGCCTCGACACCGCGTTGATGCAAGGCGGCGCGCTGCGGGCGGCGGATGTGTCGCTCTCGGTCAGTCATGCGCTGCAACGGTTGCGCACGGAACTGGAGGTGGTCGAGCTGGAATGGCGCCGCCTGGATGGCCGCACCTATCTGGTGGCGCGCGACGCGAGTGGCGCGAGCCGTCTACTGCACGGTGAGACCGTGCTGCGTCAGTTGCCTCGTGAGCAGTTGCTCGATACGGCCCGCCTCATGGCGCCGGATGCAGCGCTGCAAAGCGACTGGCTGGAGCGCTTCGATGCTTACTACTACGCCCGCGATGCGCAGAGCATGTACGGCTTTCAGAGCCGGCCGCTGCCGGTGCTGCGGGTGCGCTTCGATGACCCGGAGCAGACCTGGGTCTACCTCGACCCCGCCAGCGGCGAGATGGTCGCGCGGCATGACCAGCGCCAGCGCGTCGGCCGCTGGCTGTTCAACCTGCTGCATAGCTGGGACTGGCCGCCGCTGCTGGAGCGTCCGCTGTTGCGCGAAGCGCTGATCATCGCCTTCAGCCTTGGCGGCCTGGTGATCTGTCTCAGTGGCACGGTGCTGGGCTGGCGCCGCCTGCGCCGTGGGCGCAGCCGGCGACGCAAGGAGGTCGTGCAAAAGATGCTGGAATCTTGA
- a CDS encoding TonB-dependent siderophore receptor produces MFRMTILALLACSASLAWAQDDALTLPASTVSAVAAKPDEATGIDLDKTIESGSRLNLSVRENPASVSVADRATMERLGVRNFQDAANALPGVNASAPPGWGGYVAYRGFNGAQIGQLFNGINLQYGGSARPVGAWIYERVELLGGPSSFLNGSGAVGGSLNYITKLASRDRDSLEGRVSYSRYDTWETAIGVNQALNEGDGPRHYARLDYSRTHTNGYIDRQENGAGNLAFSLLSDINDQLSHTLAIEYLEEQEDSPYWGSPVLQPLSGKLRIDKHNRFNNYNVEDGRYEQRTRWLRSITDYRLDDATQLRNTFYHYKGQRDYRNLERYRYNADNTLVTRSAAYRQRHDQEVNGDRFELTHAGELFGLASDWAFGLEYSRNQQTNYPLSISANFDTVDPNGFDPGEFLDIPGMDAPRTKGRSTWTDTSSAFVENRTRLTERLALITALRYDHIDFEVVEHATRVELDRRWDAFTGRVGLVYDLTDAVSLYTQYSTSAEPPGGTLTSASVAQVADFDLSTGRQIEVGSKFDFLDGRGSATAAAYRIVRKNISVPSTSAPNTTEQAGQQTSTGVELAASFKVTPQLLAAGNVAWVRAEYDEFNENVGGVAVSRKGRNPVNIPERLANLWLTYDVAPDWQVGADARYVSSVYANTANTMWVPSYTVYGLFLKHDLDAHTELSARLRNLTDETYARFIHQSNTQYYLGEPRSLEVAVQWRY; encoded by the coding sequence ATGTTTCGCATGACCATCCTGGCGCTGCTCGCTTGCAGCGCCTCCCTTGCCTGGGCGCAAGATGACGCCCTGACGCTGCCTGCCAGCACCGTATCCGCCGTTGCCGCCAAGCCCGACGAGGCCACCGGCATCGACCTGGATAAAACCATCGAGAGCGGCTCGCGCCTCAATCTGAGCGTTCGTGAGAACCCTGCCTCGGTCAGCGTGGCTGACCGCGCGACCATGGAGCGTCTGGGCGTGCGCAACTTCCAGGATGCCGCCAATGCCTTGCCTGGCGTGAACGCCTCGGCACCACCCGGCTGGGGTGGCTACGTGGCCTATCGCGGCTTCAATGGCGCGCAGATCGGCCAACTGTTCAATGGCATCAACCTGCAGTACGGCGGTTCGGCGCGCCCAGTCGGCGCCTGGATCTACGAGCGGGTCGAACTGCTTGGCGGGCCATCTTCCTTCCTCAATGGCAGCGGTGCGGTCGGTGGCAGTCTGAACTACATCACCAAGCTGGCCAGCCGTGACCGGGACAGCCTGGAAGGGCGTGTCAGCTACTCGCGCTACGACACCTGGGAAACCGCCATCGGCGTCAATCAGGCGCTCAACGAGGGCGACGGGCCACGGCATTACGCGCGCCTGGATTACAGCCGTACCCACACCAACGGCTACATCGATCGCCAGGAGAACGGGGCGGGCAACCTGGCCTTTTCCCTGCTCAGCGACATCAACGACCAGCTTTCCCACACCCTGGCCATCGAGTATCTGGAAGAGCAGGAAGATAGCCCGTACTGGGGCTCGCCCGTGTTGCAGCCACTGAGTGGCAAGCTGCGTATCGACAAGCACAACCGCTTCAACAACTACAACGTCGAGGACGGCCGTTACGAGCAGCGCACCCGTTGGTTGCGTTCGATCACCGACTACCGTCTCGATGACGCCACCCAACTGCGCAACACCTTCTATCACTACAAGGGCCAGCGCGATTACCGCAACCTCGAGCGCTACCGCTACAACGCCGACAACACCCTGGTGACACGCTCTGCCGCCTACCGGCAGCGGCATGATCAGGAGGTCAATGGCGACCGCTTCGAGCTGACCCACGCCGGCGAGCTGTTCGGCCTGGCCAGCGATTGGGCCTTCGGTCTGGAGTACAGCCGTAACCAGCAGACCAACTACCCGCTTTCGATCTCGGCGAACTTCGACACGGTCGACCCCAACGGTTTCGATCCAGGCGAGTTTCTCGACATCCCCGGCATGGATGCCCCGCGCACCAAGGGCCGCAGTACCTGGACCGATACCTCTTCTGCCTTCGTCGAGAACCGTACCCGCCTGACCGAGCGCCTGGCGCTGATCACCGCGCTGCGTTACGACCACATCGACTTCGAGGTGGTCGAGCACGCGACCCGCGTGGAGTTGGATCGCCGTTGGGATGCCTTCACCGGGCGCGTCGGCCTGGTTTATGACCTCACCGATGCCGTCAGCCTCTACACCCAATACAGCACCTCGGCCGAGCCGCCCGGCGGCACGCTGACCAGCGCCTCGGTCGCCCAGGTTGCCGATTTTGACCTGAGTACCGGCCGGCAGATCGAGGTGGGTAGCAAGTTCGACTTCCTCGATGGGCGCGGCTCGGCGACGGCGGCGGCCTATCGTATCGTGCGCAAGAACATCTCGGTGCCGTCGACTTCTGCGCCCAATACCACCGAGCAAGCCGGGCAGCAGACCTCCACCGGTGTCGAACTGGCGGCCTCGTTCAAGGTCACTCCGCAGTTGTTGGCCGCCGGTAACGTCGCGTGGGTACGCGCCGAGTACGACGAGTTCAACGAAAACGTCGGCGGTGTGGCGGTCTCGCGCAAGGGCAGGAACCCGGTGAACATCCCCGAGCGCTTGGCCAACCTCTGGCTGACCTACGACGTCGCGCCGGACTGGCAGGTGGGTGCCGATGCGCGTTACGTCTCCTCGGTCTACGCCAACACCGCCAACACCATGTGGGTACCGTCGTACACGGTCTACGGGCTGTTCCTCAAGCACGATCTGGATGCCCACACCGAGCTCAGCGCGCGGTTGCGCAACCTCACCGACGAGACCTACGCCCGCTTCATCCACCAGAGCAACACCCAGTATTACCTGGGTGAGCCGCGCAGCCTGGAAGTGGCTGTGCAGTGGCGTTACTGA
- a CDS encoding DUF2946 domain-containing protein: MKLARQDRSLTAWLLYFSILFSAFVCAISHGQMAGMQLSGLDGQYCSFEGNFGAGADLDGSGIVAPNPATGSNCALASLFSAIILAAFFGLLGLLAAERVRPLFTLHIPRLARYRWPPANPRASPFLLPAL; encoded by the coding sequence ATGAAACTGGCCCGCCAAGACCGCTCGCTGACTGCCTGGTTGCTGTACTTCAGCATCCTGTTCAGTGCGTTTGTCTGTGCGATCAGCCACGGGCAGATGGCCGGCATGCAGCTCAGCGGCCTGGACGGACAGTACTGTTCCTTCGAGGGCAACTTCGGCGCCGGTGCTGACCTCGACGGTTCCGGCATCGTCGCGCCGAACCCGGCCACCGGTTCCAACTGCGCCCTGGCCAGCCTGTTCAGCGCGATCATCCTGGCGGCGTTCTTCGGCCTTCTCGGTTTGCTCGCTGCCGAGCGTGTACGCCCGCTGTTCACGCTGCACATCCCGCGTCTTGCCCGCTATCGCTGGCCACCCGCCAATCCCCGCGCTTCTCCCTTCCTGCTTCCTGCGCTCTAG
- a CDS encoding LysR family transcriptional regulator: MLRFDDLQLFVRTAETGSLSAAARMLDVSPAVASAALKRLEQQLQVRLLARSTRSLRLTPEGELYLVHARLALQSLEEGRQQLVGSQEGIRGALQLSAPSDFGRNTLLPWLDEFQSEHPQLQLRLLLADRVADLFREPVDIALRYGAPEDSSLVALPVAQSNRRVLCASPAYLARHGAPQTVDDLTRHNCLLYMLHGRVHDRWRFHDGKREIALSVRGDRICDDADVTRRWAVAGQGVVYKSWLDVADDVCEGRLQVLLPEWSGEPTPLYLVCAHRAQLSKAVHLLREFVQQRCQRLLDAAPWH, encoded by the coding sequence ATGCTGCGTTTCGATGACCTGCAGCTCTTCGTACGCACCGCTGAAACCGGCAGTCTTTCCGCCGCCGCCCGGATGCTGGATGTCTCACCAGCCGTGGCCAGCGCTGCACTCAAGCGCCTGGAACAGCAACTGCAGGTGCGCTTGCTGGCGCGTTCGACGCGCAGCCTGCGCCTGACGCCCGAGGGCGAGTTGTATCTGGTGCACGCGCGCCTGGCGCTGCAGAGCCTGGAGGAGGGACGTCAGCAGTTGGTTGGCAGTCAGGAAGGCATTCGCGGTGCCTTGCAGCTTTCGGCGCCTTCGGATTTCGGTCGCAACACGCTGCTGCCCTGGCTCGATGAATTCCAGAGTGAGCATCCGCAACTGCAACTGCGCCTGCTGTTGGCCGACCGCGTGGCCGACCTGTTTCGCGAGCCGGTGGACATCGCCCTGCGCTACGGCGCTCCGGAGGACTCCAGCCTGGTGGCCCTGCCGGTGGCGCAGAGCAATCGACGGGTGCTCTGCGCCTCGCCTGCTTACCTCGCGCGGCACGGGGCGCCGCAGACCGTGGACGATCTCACCCGCCACAATTGCCTGCTCTACATGTTGCATGGCCGTGTGCACGACCGCTGGCGCTTTCACGATGGCAAGCGCGAAATTGCCTTGAGCGTCCGGGGGGATCGGATCTGTGATGATGCCGATGTCACCCGTCGCTGGGCGGTGGCCGGGCAGGGCGTGGTGTACAAGTCCTGGCTGGATGTCGCCGACGATGTCTGCGAGGGTCGACTTCAGGTACTGCTGCCCGAGTGGTCGGGTGAGCCGACGCCGCTGTATCTGGTGTGCGCCCACCGTGCCCAATTGAGCAAGGCGGTGCACCTGCTGCGTGAGTTCGTGCAACAGCGTTGCCAGCGCCTGCTGGATGCCGCGCCATGGCATTAG
- a CDS encoding putative quinol monooxygenase, which translates to MSHPLTLIATITALPGQSAAVTEGLRRLVTASRAEPGCLQYDLHQHQARPEQFVMIEQWRDAQALNEHRNTSHFQHFTHAFGERVTGIDLLPLQRIA; encoded by the coding sequence ATGAGCCACCCACTGACCCTGATCGCCACCATTACCGCCCTGCCCGGCCAGAGTGCTGCCGTGACAGAAGGCCTGCGCCGCCTGGTCACTGCCAGCCGCGCCGAACCCGGCTGCCTGCAATACGACTTGCACCAGCACCAGGCGCGTCCCGAGCAGTTCGTGATGATCGAGCAATGGCGCGATGCCCAGGCATTGAACGAACACCGCAACACATCGCACTTCCAGCACTTCACCCATGCTTTCGGTGAACGCGTGACCGGGATCGATCTGCTCCCGCTGCAACGCATCGCCTGA
- a CDS encoding zinc-binding alcohol dehydrogenase family protein has protein sequence MKAVAYYQSLPADHAEALQDLQLADPTPGPHDLLVMVRAISVNPVDTKIRRGVTPENGAAKVLGWDAAGIVKAVGSEVSLFKPGDKVFYAGAIDRAGANSELHLVDERIVGHMPKSLSFAEAAALPLTAITAWELLFERLQIAEGSHDQGQSLLIVGAAGGVGSILTQLARRLTGLTVIGTASRPETQAWVRELGAHHVIDHNQPLSEELARIGIGQVTHVASLTQTDQHFTQLVEALQPQGRLALIDDPEQPLDIMQLKRKSLSLHWELMFTRSLYQTADMIEQHRLLDRVSGLVDSGVLKTTLGEHFGRIDAANLRRAHALLESGKAKGKIVLEGF, from the coding sequence ATGAAAGCCGTCGCCTATTACCAATCCCTGCCTGCCGACCACGCCGAAGCCCTGCAGGATCTACAACTGGCCGATCCGACACCGGGCCCGCACGATCTGCTGGTCATGGTGCGGGCTATTTCGGTGAACCCGGTCGACACCAAGATCCGTCGTGGCGTCACCCCGGAGAACGGCGCCGCCAAGGTACTCGGCTGGGATGCGGCCGGCATCGTCAAGGCGGTAGGCAGCGAGGTCAGCCTGTTCAAACCGGGCGACAAGGTTTTCTACGCCGGCGCCATCGACCGCGCCGGTGCCAACAGCGAGCTACATCTGGTCGATGAACGCATCGTCGGCCACATGCCGAAGAGCCTGTCATTCGCCGAGGCCGCCGCACTGCCGTTGACCGCCATCACCGCCTGGGAGCTGCTGTTCGAGCGCCTGCAGATCGCCGAAGGCTCGCATGACCAGGGCCAGAGCCTGCTGATCGTCGGCGCTGCCGGCGGCGTCGGCTCGATCCTGACTCAGTTGGCACGCCGCCTGACCGGACTGACGGTGATCGGTACCGCGTCGCGCCCGGAAACCCAGGCCTGGGTTCGCGAACTGGGTGCGCATCATGTGATCGATCACAACCAGCCGCTGAGCGAGGAGCTGGCACGTATCGGTATCGGCCAGGTCACCCACGTCGCCAGCCTGACGCAGACCGACCAGCACTTCACGCAACTGGTCGAGGCCCTGCAACCGCAGGGGCGCCTGGCACTGATCGACGACCCGGAACAACCGCTGGATATCATGCAACTCAAGCGCAAGAGCCTGTCGCTGCACTGGGAGCTGATGTTCACCCGCTCGCTGTACCAGACCGCGGACATGATCGAGCAGCACCGCCTGCTGGATCGGGTATCGGGGCTGGTCGACAGCGGTGTACTGAAGACGACCCTGGGCGAGCATTTCGGCCGTATCGATGCCGCCAACCTGCGCCGCGCCCATGCGCTGCTGGAAAGCGGCAAGGCGAAAGGCAAGATCGTGCTCGAAGGTTTTTGA